The Sebastes umbrosus isolate fSebUmb1 chromosome 4, fSebUmb1.pri, whole genome shotgun sequence genomic sequence TGGTTCCAGTTGGTAGGTCTGATCCATGATGTTGGGAAGACGATGGCCCTTTGGGATGAACCCCAGGTAGGACACATGGTCTGGTATTACAGGGGGCCTGAATTTTGATCACTGAGGAATATGAGTTCAATTTCCAACCTTAACGTCACTTTTTCAGATTTGCTTTCCCCCAAACTgagactttttatttttgatcATTATAACAATAACAcctaacattttttattttatataatatttatgggGGGATTCAGTATGATGAATTCTAATAGCAAACTTTGTGTACGTGTGCTCTGCAGTGGGCTGTAGTAGGTGACACCTTCCCAGTGGGCTGCAAGTTTCAAAACTCCATTGTGTTCAGAGACAATACCTTCCTGGATAACCCAGATGAGAAGAATCCCAGCTACAAGTTGGTATTTTCATGTTACATTATCAAAGTCTGTGAATGAAGGTCTACCCTTAACAGTTGTCCACACTTTTGCACCACTTTTTCTGTCAGGTTTTTGCCTTCCACAGTGTAAATAGACCTCTGAATTGTTTGCCTTTAAAACATTCAGTTAAACTATCCTCAGTATGTGTGGTCCATCAGTTTTAATGAATGGAATAAAGTAAAATGTTCTTCACTTCTGCAATAACTATCAAAAGTACTCTGCTATACTGTCGCAGTTTATTATAGGATAGTTCTTTGAAGTACTGGGAATTTGTCCGGTTacataattacttttttttttctcgctctTTAGTACTGAATACGGGATCTATGAAGCAAACTGTGGGCTCGACAAAGTCCTCATGTCCTGGGGCCACGACGGTAAGAGATGTCattacacacaaacatccactccaacttttaaaagaagaaaacgtGTACCGACATTGTTTGTCTACGATACTGTACCTGAACTCTTGCATTGTTGTCTTCAGAGTATCTCTACAGAGTTATGAAGTTCAACAACTGCTCCATCCCAGAACAGGTCagtaaattattacattatccCATTTTTTGGGAATGGtgactatttattattattattgccattattagtaataattttattattttttctattttattattattttttcaattttttttttttttttcaattatttaattttgttgttAATTTCAAGTGCACatctttaaaaccaataaaaCTTGATCACCAAAAACAAATCTTTTGGGTAATTAAAAAATTAGAGCAAAGCAGAAAAGGTGcaatcattttctctcctcaccTGCAGCACTTACTGCACAGGCTCAGTTATAAATAtactctttttctgtctctcttcaggGGTTGTACATGATTCGCTTCCACTCATTCTACCCCTGGCACTCCCACGGAGACTACATGCACCTGTGCAATGAAAAAGACCTGCGCATGCTGCCCTGGGTCCAAGAGTTCAAGTGAGCATTTTCCTCTCACTCATGCACATTATCCTGCAATCTGCTTTGACCTGAAGCTGCATCTTCCATCCTCTCCACAGCAAATTTGACCTCTACACTAAGACCACCTCGCTACCTGACGTCGACAAGCTGAAGCCGTACTACCAGTCGCTGATCGACAAGTACTGTCCTGGAATGCTGAAGTGGTGAAACACACAACATTTCAACAGCAACACTATATAGATACAGAAGGTGATTACATACGCTAAATAAAtgatttgttgttgtgtttctttataataataataataatatacggtctcctgtactgtacacacatctTAGGGTACTAATATTGATTATATAATGACAGTTCAAGTTATTAGAATTACATATATAACAAatgatttttaaacattttcagatAAAAACTTTACAGAAAagcatttctattttattgtactttaatgtgataaaaaatacattttgaaaatactaCATCAATTTGTGTGATGTGTTTCATTTCTAacattgacagaaacaaaagacACCATGCAGAGAAAGTGCAGAGTTGTTTTAGTTCAGTAGATACAGTAAGAGGCAAGAGACCACAGTagtgaaaataaaataccacaaagaaacaCCACACCAAGTGCAACGACGCACAACACAAACAGGAGACAAGGAGTAACAAGACAACACACATTTACTCTCTTAATGGGCAAAACAGAAGGTGCcttatatttaaaatgtgatcAATGTGTTCAACATGATTTGATCGGCTGACTCAATAGGATGTTGAACATAAGTCGGAACAAACCTGGCATGATCTGCTGAATTAAGCGATTGGTTTCTGATGTGGTAGAACACTGATATATGAAAAATGTAGTGTACAGTAAGGTCTAGGTGGGAGAAggcaaataaatgtgtttttccatAATTGGCTGATCAGGaattacaaatatatacagaacAACTTCTTTGGTCATTTTGGTAACATTTTATGAAGGCAGGTGGTGATAACAGTCTACTACGGGATTACCTGCATCTTTTTCAAAACTTCCTCTTTCATCTttcccctcatcctcctcctcttgtgcctagtcctcttcatcatcaccaacagtgtctttctcctcttttccaccctcctccacctcatctTCACCGtcctctccatcttcctcctcctcctcctcctcctcttcctcctcctgctgctgctgttcatcTGACTTCCCACAATGGTCTGAAGAGCCGTCCGGTACACTTTCTGTGTGATCGTTCACAGCGGCCTCATGAGTGAGTGGGGtcctttctgtgtgtttgctcCCGTTTTGCAATCCCTTCAGCAGACAGAAGGCAGCGCTGCAGGCGATGAGTGTCCAGAGAAGTATATGGGCGGGAACACCTCTGACCTGAGAGCGCACCCATCTCACCGCCTGCACAACAGCGGTGTTGGACATACGACGCGGAGGCGATTTATCCTATAGACAAATAAAGTTGAATACTCGTCAATATTCAATAGATTAAAGAATGAAAAGGGGACACACATCTTTCTTCTCTTGTTTTCCATTTCTAATATTTAAGATTACCTTTAGTCCGTGCTGCGTGAGCATGCTCTCCAGGAAGGTGTCGCCCAGGTGCACTTTGGGATAGAATTCCTCATCATAGACCCTCCTCCACCAACGCTGTGGGTACGAACTGCCAACAAAGACCAGCCAAACAGTAAATATCCTCATGCTTtgaggacatacagtatattcgcACAGGAAAAATTAAGTGAACTTCAAAATGCCTACCTAAACTCACttaactaaaaatatttttaaaatagtgACAAAACTGCtggaaaaatttaataaatcatGTTAGTAGCTGTGGCATCTTTCAGCTTACAGATGTTACCTCAAAGCCAAGAATAATCAGATTTCTTCAGTGCCTGTAAACGcactgagacacagagagagggagagagagagagagagcactgaCCCGTCAGCCTTTGGTTCAGTAAACCAGTATCTGTAGCGGTGGGCTCGGAGGTAGGCAGGAGGCTGCTGGTGGAACGGATACTGTGATACATCGGTCTGGATCAACTCTATCACTGCAGAACATAAAACAAAGCTTTCACAGATCTGCTTGTTCTTAAAAAAACTGAACACTGCATTCTTTTCAATGGTAATTTAACACTGAATCATTTAGGGTAGAGAACATTTTCTGAACATTTAAGTACCTGTACACCTGGTCCAAGACTGTAACAAGGATGCACTGTGTCCCACACTAACACCCCATCAGGGATACTGTACGTTGCAGTTGGACAATTTTGTTAGCAATAATTATtgttaacttttattttttttcatcaaaataaAGACGGCGCTCGAGTGTGTGCATTAGTGTTTCCAGTCTTTCTTGATAGTACAACTGGGGGGCACCAAAGAAGTTTCATATTCTACATATAGCAGCTTTTACTGTAGAACAAAACTGGGAGAAACAGCTATTTAAAGTGTTCCTGACCAGACATCATTAGTTTGAGAACAGCTGCACTGATTTAAATCTAGATAAAAACAACTcagtcagtgatgtcacagagggCCTTTTCAATAAGCGGACAAAGGTAAAACACCTTCTGTGATATCACTATTTTAGTGTGGTGAGAAGTGCAGCATCCGTGCAAGTTTTAAACttgggatgcactgataccagaTCGGATATTGGGCctatactgactcaaatagctggatcaatgaggccgatctattaaattcaattctacgCTTATATACTctacattatatactgaaattTCAATTCCTGTTTATGCTTTGACcctttgaagatttttttttaccaagttgctggtttACGACTCACTAAATTTATATCAATCTatttatttcttacattttattttacaaagttaggaaagcaatgtttaagtcaagcctgatgttgccttacacataaaggaatgatcccagtcacttccacacagtgaggcatacagtaattaaacactggaatcggatcggtactcggtatcggtaaaTACCCAAAGCCAAGGTAttgctatcgggactgaaaaaagTCGAACCGATGCATCCctattttaaaccaataaaaagcagGAAACACAGCACTATGGCACAATGGGGGTTCGTACCATCTCTTTTGCCCTGCAGCAGTCTGTATATGAGGCTGGTGAACCATGGAGCCTGTGTGTGAGTCCCGAGGGCAGCGAACCACATTTGCCAGTCCAACCTGGGCTGGTGAGGTGCAATGACAGCAGGAGGTGCACTGAGGTTGCCTGGCTTATACATAAACTCAATCTCctaagagaagaaaaaacaaacatactgaTGGTGAACTTACTTACTTCAGTGTAGCCGGTTAGTCAGTCTGCACAactgtaaataattaaattgcTCAGTGCTGCCTCCATGGTATTATTGTACAGTTACTGGGAGCACCTTATAcagcacatttaaataaaactaGCAGAGCAGACCTGTCATCATTAACAGGCAGATTTAGATCCTGTTTAAACCGTCGTCAATGATAACTTTATTTCTCTCACTGTCCACGAGACTCCATCGTGGCTTCCCTCGATGACAACCTCTGGCCGCCCGCTGACCCCGGTCATCCTTCTGAACAGGCCGTATGAGTTGACCAGCTGGTAGCGATCCACCAGATCATAGGCCTGACGTACTCCCGGCCACAACCTGGCATTAGAGTCAAACTCTATATAGGTGAATGGCACCTGGGAACAGAGGAACACAGTCAGCATAAAGAGTGATAGCAACCGGGTTTGAGGAAATATTTCTGATCAGTTATGAAGTTCAACTGCATGACTCGTTAGTTTTATGATATGAAGTTTAATCATTACTGTATTTCCAACAGCACCCACCAGACTAATAGTGAACATAGCAGCGGTGGCGGTAGCAAACACAGTCCACTGGAGGGTTCCCCAAAACCTCTTCAGGAAACCAGAGACACAAGCACACCTAGAAAAACACAGTACCTACATTAAGTTTGTACAACAACATGTAACATAATCAAGCACAAACACAGGAGGAGTCCTACCTGAACATGGCTGTGACCATCTCCCAGGTTAGAGAGAGGACACCAATCCAGATAGAGGGGATAGTGACCGTCTTCAGAAACTGGTTAAAGTGGTGGTATGTGAATGCTGCAAggacaaaaatgtaaacaaaaaactgcaAAATGCATTTGTTCATATAgaaatacatgaacacacacacaccccctaCCTGTCCTGGAGGAGATGGCGTTCTTCGTTGTATCCAGCTTCAGGTCAAAGCATACAATTGATCCGAAGATCATGAGGGACCAGACTGCCAGCTCCAGCAGGTAACGCGACCACGACCACAGCTTGGAGTCTGACGGATCAAAGAGAGAGCGTGATGATGCTCCGGGAAGTAAACTTTGGCAGAATGGACAAATAACTCAGGTCCAAATTCAAGCTTTCAATGTGTGTCCCTCTGTAGGCAGGATTCAGgtgtttattttttagtttaaaaatggaaaaccttttttttggaAAACAGTTGACCCAAATAGTGAaagcaataactgcaggaagatcgtgtaaaacgagcgatttgcatgaattttgagcagattatttcctgtgaatttGCATCAGAGATTATTTCCTGTTATTGTTAGTAACGTTTAATACAATTCTTTGcatgcatgtattttttttttatacattttttattttttgcaaattcagtgttttcttctacCTGATGCTTGGCcgttgttctattagctcttttctaatgcaggacaaggctgtttagcagagagggaaggctctgtgtgtcttcaccgtgcccttatcctTTTTAGATCTTAAATAACAATCTAAACTTAGAATCAAAAAGGCCTCGCAACCCACCATGAAGCTTTgacgacccctagtgggggttgGGACacctaggttgggaaccagtggtgGAGTTGATTGTGGGTGTTTAATATTCTGACGCATGCTAATGACAGCATATGCCAATGTCTGAAGTAACACTGAGCCTATAGCTGTGCAAAATGACATGAAAGATCACATGCAGACTTTATCATTCTAGCAAATCCTAAACTTTAAGATGTGAGAATAGTGATACCGATTTCCTTTTTTAAGACTCTACAAAAGTACAGCCTGCATTTGCATTCATGTACAGCAGTTATGTTTTAATCATACCATTGCTGCTGATCTTGTCCGCCTTGCGTAGCCAGAAGTGTACATGCTGGTCGTCCAAAAGCGACAGACAGAGGGTCAAAGTCAGCAGGTTGAAGAAATTGTAGTTGCCAGTTATAATGATGAGCACTTGAAGCAACACctgcacaagaaaaaaaacaaattaatcaaGAATTTCttctgctgcatttttttttgctttacatGCAAACCCTTGCTATTATTAGGTGTGGGGGGGAAACGATTAATGTAAGGATTGCGATTCTTATCTTCTACGATTCACAACTTCcaaaaatcttttattttttaaaatgttcccactttatttctttttattttgttctgtaCATAAATGAACATCTGTACAAAATCAGACTTTCATACTATATAATATTCTATCAAATTAAAGTACAACATAAGTACAGGATGACGGGAAGCAGCGTTCAGGTTTTAGTGTCAGGGATCGCCATGATGTCTCCCGTTCTTTCACTAAATGTTACACCTTTGTGTCgatatcgtttagctgcctgaCAAAATAACCCTCTTCGTTTTGTTAGAGCTCCTCTCACATAACATTTAGTAAAAGTCCtcaactcaaaaatatttattataatctGAAGATTGATAAAACCTCCATCttctgacattttgagatttgggGAGAAATTAGAGACTGTATCTTTAAATgctaaaattgtaaaaaaatgttcattgattttttttgttgagaacTGATTTTGAATTGGGAATCGTTTTAAATCAAGAATCAATTTTGAATCGAATCATAACCCAAGAATCAAAATCAGATCATGAGATACCAAAAGATTCACACACCTTACTATTTACTAATTGTACATGTCAAAGCCAGTTTGTGGAGAGCACTTGAATTTCTACCCACCTGCAAGTAAAAAGCCCCAAGCCGGAGTCTGCGCAATGGGCTGAAGAAGAGCAGCGGTACAGCGATCTCTATAACGAAGGTCCCCACCACACTCAGCTTCTGCCACCACACCGGCAACTGGAGGGCAAACCAGGCCAGCGGGGTGGGGATACACTGAGTCTCGTAGTGATACGTCAGAGCTGTTCAAAACACAGTGAAGCACAAATTTAAATTAACTAGACAAGATCCTGATAGCTCACTGACAAAAGGAAATACAAAACCGCttgagaaaacatttgagatgtcACAAAAGTCAAATTGTAGTAATGTCTTCTCTTCACGGATGTACATCCtctacacatacacaccacaATACACTTTAAAAAGGACACGAAAACACTCTTTACCCCTACAGACTCTTATACATACCTGTAAGGCCCCACCATGTGGGACAACGCGACGTGAGTTTCACCACACCAGAGGCAAACATGAGCCTGAAGAGCAACCAGCGGATCAGCCAGAAGGTGATGCGATCATGCTCTCTGACCCCCCGTGACCCTCTGAATAATGTCAGGGGAGCAACAAGGATGCAGAGGAACCCTATCTCCAGGAGCAAGTTGTCCCTGGATAGTGATAAGTAGAAAGAGCGACAGGAAACAATTGAATTAATAGACAGAGTGGCAAgtaagagacagacagagaggatcaCAGGGTTGTCATTCTAGTTTGTTGACAGTGTTGTTGCACAGCAGCAGAGACAAACATTACTACGATGTTACAAACAGTGGACTGAGGATGACATAATCGGCAAACCGCCAAAACTATCTTCGGATCCTTTTAACCAGCTGCTATTCATAACACCATGGTGttaattgcaaaaaaataaatataaaagatccACAAAGCTACTAAATGACCACTCACCATTGGAAGTAGAGAAAAACCTGGCCCACCTGAAATGAGACAAACATAAATGGCCAGTGAGCGAAGGGACACCGTCAGCAAACTGTGAAAGAAAACTGAGTCAATACTATAAGCTCACCTGGTACATGGACAGGTACAAGGCCCAAAGGATGAAAAACACCACGCTGTCTCGGAGAGACTCCACCAGCGTGGCGGCGAGGCTCAGTGCAGCACCTATGAGACACAGCAGCTCCATGGCGGTGTGCGTGTCCACGCCGAGCCGAGGTCCCAGCCACAGCAGGGTGGGAGAGGACAGCAGCTGCTCCGAGAGAGACTTACCGCTGTATCGCAGCTGCCAACGAGCAGGCAACAGCCCGTCATTACCATAGAGACCTAGAAATAGACGAGCAACAACGTAAAAATCAGTATCTGATTCACATCACTTTTATACACATCAAACCGTTATTGATTCCTTGGAGTTTGTTATATTTCTCCTCATTTATTCAGGTTATCGTTGGTTTGATTCTTCATCTGCCTGCATCTGTGAGTGGATCTATCAGTACTATAGACCAGTGGTATTCAAAGCGGGGTTTGGGGATcgccaggggtccttgaggggctccagtgggtccccagcaaaaaaaaggggaatcatttatttccataaataacacaatgacatagtgtatgactattttggtcgtgggtttcatacactttctgtaataaaacttctaaaagcaaaaatccttgCAGATGGGGGACCCTAGCTGGGACAAAATcatatcaaatgggggtctaaTTTGTataggggtccttgacatgaaaaagattgTGAACCACTGACTATCATCAGGATCAATGCCTGCCTGCACAGACCAGCTAGAAAATGCCTGTAGTAAAGCAGCCTCATATTCAcagaataatacattttaaatgtaatttaattcaaCATGTATTTAAAAGTGTGTGTAAAACACAAAGTGCGCTTCATAGTTTGATGTTATttgcatttaaagggacagtgtgtaggatttggtggcatctagtggcgtggttgcagattgcaaccaactgaataccccttcgctcactcctccctttccaagattgCAGTTAATGTGAGTCGCCAAgagcaaaactgtggtaacgccgttcgcctcgctcagaggccatccttaccataataacactactttaggagcaactgaagtcagacggcgaattacgacttttttctcgtaaaactacggcttttttctcgtaaaattacaactttattctcgtaatattaagaatttattctcgtaaaattacaactttattctcgtaatattaagaatttattctcgtaaaattacaactttattctcgtaatattaagaatttattctcgtaaaattacaactttattctcgtaatattattactttttttctcgtaaaaatacaacttttttctcgtaaatttacaactttattctcgtaatattacgaatttattctcgtaaaattacgactttttttcttgtaaaattacgtCTTtaatcttgtaatattatgactttttttcttgtaaaattacgtcttttttcttgaaatctcaagattttttttccctcagtgtggcccttgTGGTAATTTTAGCTCAGCTTGAATCTTTCCAACACAATATTACCGGTTAAATTCTATGTAATATCTTGAAAGACACCTCCTTAAGTTTGTTATTGATACAGTATTCATCACAAACTtcccaagttttttttctcataaaattacaacttttttctcgtaaaactacgaatttattctcgtaatattacacctttttttcattgcattattacaacttttttctcgtaatatcacaacttctttctcgtaaaatacaatttttattctcgtaaaattacaacttttttctcgtaaaactacggcttttttctcgtaaaattacaactttattctcggaatattattactttttttctcataaaattacgactttttttcttgtaaattacgacttttttctcgtaaatttacaactttattctcctaatattacgaatttattctcgtaaaattacgactttttttcttgtaaaattacgtcttttttctcgtgaaattacaactttattctcgaaatctcaagattttttttccctcaatgtggcccttgtGGTAATTTTAGCTCAGCTTGAATCTTTCCAACACAATATTACCGGGTAAATTCTATGTAATATCTTGAAAGACACCTCCTTAAGTTTGTTATTGATACAGTATTCATCACAAACTtcccaagttttttttttctcataaaattacaacttttttctcgtaaaactacgaatttattctcgtaatattacacctttttttcattgcattattacaacttttttctcgtaatatcacaacttctttctcgtaaaatacaatttttattctcgtaaaattacaacttttttctcgtaaaactacggcttttttctcgtaaaattacaactttattctcggaatattattactttttttctcataaaattacgactttttttcttgtaaattacgacttttttctcgtaaatttacaactttattctcctaatattacgaatttattctcgtaaaattacgactttttttcttgtaaaattacgtcttttttctcgtgaaattacaactttattctcgaaatctcaagattttttttccctcaatgtggcccttgtGGTAATTTTAGCTCAGCTTGAATCTTTCCAACACAATATTACCGGGTAAATTCTATGTAATATCTTGAAAGACACCTCCTTAAGTTTGTTATTGATACAGTATTCATCACAAACTtcccaagttttttttttctcataaaattacaacttttttctcgtaaaactacgaatttattctcgtaatattacacctTTTTTCATTGcattattacaacttttttcttgtaatatcacaacttttttctcgtaaaatacaatttttattctcgtaaaattacaactttattctcgttaaattacaactttattctcgttaaattacaactttattctcgtaatctcagattgTTTCCCCTCACTGTAACCCTCATACTGCGTCATAGAAAACATTCTGGAATGTCTTTTAGATAAATTGAGGAATGCATTGTGGGAAAATGAAATCACTGTGAATGTATCTCTGCCTAAAGACATGCATACCACACATATTTCCTTAAACACCCATGGGGCGTGGTCTTCTGGACTTCTGCAGGGCtagtaaaataaatgtggtaTAAAAACACAGAGGGTTTGTGGGTACTGTAGTAAAAGACattactgtgtgtgcatgtttacaGCAGGTTTGGGTCAGCTGTTAGCTCGTACAGTTAGCCAGCAGCAGGTAAACCTTTCTGCCTGCAGAAActttaccacacacacagttaacttAGCTTCCACACAGTTAGCAGTCGTGAGTCTCACC encodes the following:
- the miox gene encoding inositol oxygenase isoform X2, whose protein sequence is MSIINIGPDPSLAYRPNLEMNDSKEKENYRNYESGSLIDRVFNTYKLMHTNQTLDFVNQKHSLWTSCKHAQMTMMDTVMSLDQLVDESDPDVDFPNSFHAFQTAEGIRQAHPDNDWFQLVGLIHDVGKTMALWDEPQWAVVGDTFPVGCKFQNSIVFRDNTFLDNPDEKNPSYNTEYGIYEANCGLDKVLMSWGHDEYLYRVMKFNNCSIPEQGLYMIRFHSFYPWHSHGDYMHLCNEKDLRMLPWVQEFNKFDLYTKTTSLPDVDKLKPYYQSLIDKYCPGMLKW
- the miox gene encoding inositol oxygenase isoform X1, with the translated sequence MLYNQGSSTSAVITSLNDTITNNNKQLRLMFVRRVHHREDAKLGPDPSLAYRPNLEMNDSKEKENYRNYESGSLIDRVFNTYKLMHTNQTLDFVNQKHSLWTSCKHAQMTMMDTVMSLDQLVDESDPDVDFPNSFHAFQTAEGIRQAHPDNDWFQLVGLIHDVGKTMALWDEPQWAVVGDTFPVGCKFQNSIVFRDNTFLDNPDEKNPSYNTEYGIYEANCGLDKVLMSWGHDEYLYRVMKFNNCSIPEQGLYMIRFHSFYPWHSHGDYMHLCNEKDLRMLPWVQEFNKFDLYTKTTSLPDVDKLKPYYQSLIDKYCPGMLKW
- the lmf2a gene encoding lipase maturation factor 2a produces the protein MGEIILPRRMFLWSMAVIYLAAFVSLYVQIPGLYGNDGLLPARWQLRYSGKSLSEQLLSSPTLLWLGPRLGVDTHTAMELLCLIGAALSLAATLVESLRDSVVFFILWALYLSMYQVGQVFLYFQWDNLLLEIGFLCILVAPLTLFRGSRGVREHDRITFWLIRWLLFRLMFASGVVKLTSRCPTWWGLTALTYHYETQCIPTPLAWFALQLPVWWQKLSVVGTFVIEIAVPLLFFSPLRRLRLGAFYLQVLLQVLIIITGNYNFFNLLTLTLCLSLLDDQHVHFWLRKADKISSNDSKLWSWSRYLLELAVWSLMIFGSIVCFDLKLDTTKNAISSRTAFTYHHFNQFLKTVTIPSIWIGVLSLTWEMVTAMFRCACVSGFLKRFWGTLQWTVFATATAAMFTISLVPFTYIEFDSNARLWPGVRQAYDLVDRYQLVNSYGLFRRMTGVSGRPEVVIEGSHDGVSWTEIEFMYKPGNLSAPPAVIAPHQPRLDWQMWFAALGTHTQAPWFTSLIYRLLQGKRDVIELIQTDVSQYPFHQQPPAYLRAHRYRYWFTEPKADGSYPQRWWRRVYDEEFYPKVHLGDTFLESMLTQHGLKDKSPPRRMSNTAVVQAVRWVRSQVRGVPAHILLWTLIACSAAFCLLKGLQNGSKHTERTPLTHEAAVNDHTESVPDGSSDHCGKSDEQQQQEEEEEEEEEEEDGEDGEDEVEEGGKEEKDTVGDDEED